In a single window of the Pandoraea pulmonicola genome:
- a CDS encoding UDP-N-acetylmuramoyl-L-alanyl-D-glutamate--2,6-diaminopimelate ligase, producing the protein MIADAAERAVLAQAWDWLRRTAPAGATLHADSRSVAPGDVFVAYAVKGADSRGFIADAVERGAAAVIWQSDGFTWPASLAGVANVPQFGVPRLDWLAGPLAALWYGEPSVGMTMLGVTGTNGKTSCSQWLSQLLSKAGTRSAVIGTLGSGFPGHLTVTGFTTPDAVQLQRSLADLRGQGAAAVAMEVSSHGLYQGRVNGVAFDVAVFTNLTQDHLDYHGTMAEYEAAKTRLFDWPGLKAAVVNRDDAMGQRLLKRLAGKTPVYEFGIHGDATSAHGNRVLRAEDVRATTAGTRFTLHIDDQNQQITIPLVGEFNVSNALAVLGAALAAGMPQDVAVAGLAALAPVSGRMEQIGQPGQPLVVVDYAHTPDALDKTLDALRPVAAARGGKLLCVFGCGGDRDAGKRPQMGAVAERLADAIVLTSDNPRTEGPADIIAQIAAGLAHPDAARRIEDRASAILQAVRGAQPADVVLIAGKGHESTQEIMGKKRPFSDQEHARLALAARATTVRGGGE; encoded by the coding sequence ATGATCGCGGACGCCGCCGAGCGCGCCGTGCTCGCGCAAGCCTGGGACTGGCTGCGCCGCACGGCGCCGGCCGGTGCCACGCTGCACGCCGACAGCCGCAGTGTGGCGCCGGGCGACGTGTTCGTCGCGTACGCCGTGAAGGGGGCCGACAGTCGCGGCTTCATTGCCGACGCCGTCGAACGCGGCGCCGCCGCCGTGATCTGGCAGAGCGACGGCTTCACGTGGCCGGCGTCGCTTGCCGGCGTCGCGAACGTGCCGCAATTCGGCGTGCCGCGCCTCGACTGGCTCGCAGGCCCGCTGGCGGCGCTGTGGTACGGCGAGCCGAGCGTCGGCATGACGATGCTCGGCGTGACCGGCACGAACGGCAAGACCTCGTGCAGCCAGTGGCTCTCGCAATTGCTCTCGAAGGCGGGCACGCGCAGTGCCGTGATCGGCACGCTCGGCAGCGGCTTCCCCGGACATTTGACGGTGACCGGCTTCACCACGCCCGACGCCGTGCAACTGCAGCGCAGTCTCGCGGACTTGCGCGGACAGGGCGCGGCGGCCGTCGCGATGGAGGTCTCCTCGCACGGTCTCTATCAGGGCCGTGTGAACGGCGTGGCGTTCGACGTCGCCGTATTCACCAATCTGACGCAGGACCACCTCGACTACCACGGCACGATGGCCGAGTACGAGGCGGCCAAGACGCGCCTGTTCGACTGGCCAGGCCTGAAGGCGGCGGTCGTCAATCGCGACGACGCGATGGGGCAGCGCCTGCTCAAGCGTCTCGCGGGCAAGACGCCGGTCTACGAATTCGGCATCCACGGCGATGCGACGTCGGCGCATGGCAACCGCGTGTTGCGTGCCGAAGACGTCCGCGCCACGACGGCCGGCACCCGCTTTACGCTGCATATCGACGATCAGAACCAGCAGATCACGATTCCGCTCGTCGGCGAATTCAATGTGAGCAACGCGCTCGCGGTGCTTGGCGCGGCGCTCGCGGCCGGCATGCCGCAGGATGTCGCGGTCGCGGGGCTGGCGGCGCTCGCGCCGGTGTCCGGTCGCATGGAACAGATCGGCCAGCCGGGACAGCCGCTGGTCGTCGTCGACTACGCTCACACGCCCGACGCGCTCGACAAGACGCTCGACGCCCTGCGCCCGGTGGCGGCCGCCCGTGGCGGCAAGCTGCTGTGCGTGTTTGGTTGCGGCGGCGATCGCGACGCGGGCAAGCGTCCGCAGATGGGCGCGGTGGCCGAGCGTCTGGCAGACGCCATCGTGCTGACCAGCGACAACCCGCGCACCGAAGGGCCGGCCGACATCATCGCGCAGATCGCCGCGGGGCTCGCGCATCCCGACGCCGCGCGCCGCATCGAGGACCGTGCGAGCGCGATTCTGCAGGCCGTGCGCGGCGCGCAGCCGGCCGATGTCGTGCTCATCGCGGGCAAGGGACACGAAAGTACACAGGAAATCATGGGCAAGAAACGGCCGTTCTCCGATCAGGAGCATGCGCGTCTGGCATTGGCCGCGCGTGCGACCACGGTACGCGGAGGTGGCGAATGA
- a CDS encoding peptidoglycan D,D-transpeptidase FtsI family protein, producing MIRRKDAKTKDVQFSASPVLSVRLPMWRSKMLVFVIFGAFASLVARAFWIQGPGNAFYQRQGESRYERTLEMSATRGKVFDRNGQVLATSLPVKAIWAIPEDVPDDVSPQKVRQLAKLLEMSEPDLRRKLNQEKSFVYVKRQVLPDVAKQVADLDIPGVYQRKEYKRFYPEGEIAAHIVGFTNVEDIGQEGVELSMQKDLAATPGSRRVIKDRLGRVVEDLDILAQPRDGHDITLSIDSKIQFLAYSELKDAIERTGAKAGSAVVLDVRTGEVLALANLPTYNPNNRTNLTGAQLRNRVITDTFEPGSIMKPITIAAAMENGYVKPMSTVMTTGRTNLFGATITDTHDYGLLTVQGVIQKSSNIGTAKIALQMKPQEMWDMFTSVGLGQAPKIGFPGAVAGRLRPAKSWRPIEQATMGYGYGLSASLIQLARAYTVFAHDGELLPISIYKTDGSVVKGTPVISPATAREVRKMLEMVTSPGGTATRAQVVGYRVGGKTGTAYKQSGRGYDKSKYRASFVGMAPMSEPRIIVAVTLDEPGRGSHYGGVAAGPAFAAIVGGTLRALNVVPDSPVTKLVVSDNVEESEPWAP from the coding sequence ATGATCCGCCGCAAGGATGCCAAGACCAAGGACGTGCAGTTCTCTGCCAGTCCGGTTCTGTCCGTGCGTCTGCCGATGTGGCGCTCGAAGATGCTCGTCTTCGTGATCTTCGGCGCTTTCGCGTCGCTGGTCGCGCGCGCCTTCTGGATCCAGGGGCCGGGCAACGCCTTCTATCAACGTCAGGGCGAGAGCCGTTACGAGCGCACACTCGAGATGTCCGCCACGCGCGGCAAAGTGTTCGACCGTAACGGTCAGGTGCTCGCGACCAGCCTGCCGGTCAAGGCCATCTGGGCCATTCCCGAAGACGTGCCCGACGACGTCTCCCCGCAGAAGGTGCGGCAACTGGCCAAGCTGCTCGAAATGAGCGAGCCGGATCTGCGTCGCAAGCTCAATCAGGAAAAGAGCTTCGTCTACGTGAAGCGTCAGGTGCTGCCGGACGTGGCCAAGCAGGTCGCGGACCTCGACATTCCCGGCGTGTACCAGCGCAAGGAATACAAGCGCTTCTATCCGGAAGGCGAGATCGCCGCGCACATCGTCGGTTTCACGAACGTCGAGGATATCGGCCAGGAAGGCGTCGAGCTCTCGATGCAGAAGGATCTGGCCGCGACACCGGGCAGCCGCCGCGTGATCAAGGACCGACTGGGGCGCGTCGTCGAGGATCTCGACATCCTGGCGCAACCGCGCGACGGTCACGACATCACCCTGTCCATCGACAGCAAGATCCAGTTCCTCGCGTACAGCGAGCTGAAGGACGCCATCGAGCGCACCGGCGCGAAGGCCGGCAGCGCCGTGGTGCTTGACGTCCGCACCGGCGAAGTGCTCGCGCTCGCGAATCTTCCGACCTACAACCCGAACAACCGCACGAATCTGACCGGCGCGCAGTTGCGCAACCGGGTCATTACCGACACGTTCGAGCCCGGCTCGATCATGAAGCCGATCACGATCGCGGCGGCGATGGAAAACGGCTACGTCAAACCGATGTCGACGGTGATGACCACCGGCCGCACCAATCTGTTCGGGGCGACGATCACGGACACGCACGATTACGGGCTGCTTACCGTGCAGGGCGTCATCCAGAAGTCGAGCAACATCGGCACCGCGAAGATCGCGCTGCAGATGAAGCCGCAGGAAATGTGGGACATGTTCACGAGCGTCGGGCTCGGGCAGGCGCCCAAGATCGGCTTCCCGGGCGCCGTGGCGGGACGCCTGCGTCCGGCCAAGAGCTGGCGCCCGATCGAGCAGGCGACGATGGGCTACGGCTATGGTCTGTCGGCGTCGCTCATTCAACTGGCGCGCGCCTACACGGTATTTGCCCACGACGGCGAACTGCTGCCGATCTCGATCTACAAGACGGACGGCAGTGTCGTGAAGGGCACGCCGGTCATCTCCCCTGCCACGGCACGTGAAGTGCGCAAGATGCTCGAGATGGTGACGTCGCCGGGCGGCACGGCCACGCGCGCCCAGGTCGTCGGCTATCGCGTCGGCGGCAAGACCGGTACGGCGTACAAGCAGTCGGGCCGGGGTTATGACAAGAGCAAGTACCGCGCGTCGTTCGTCGGCATGGCGCCGATGTCGGAGCCGCGCATCATCGTGGCCGTCACGCTCGACGAGCCGGGACGCGGCTCGCACTACGGCGGTGTGGCGGCCGGTCCGGCATTCGCCGCGATCGTCGGCGGCACGCTGCGGGCGTTGAACGTGGTGCCGGATTCGCCGGTGACGAAGCTCGTCGTGAGCGACAACGTCGAGGAGAGCGAGCCATGGGCACCGTGA
- the ftsL gene encoding cell division protein FtsL produces the protein MSRLNILLLALLIGCALSLINAQYRARGTFVELNREQALEHQLLQDWDRLQYEQSAQSKSARIESVARSDLKMQAVSPGRTQYLSAPAGSAGAMIDVPVPSASAASAPASGGKR, from the coding sequence ATGAGTCGGCTCAACATTCTCCTGCTCGCGCTGCTCATCGGTTGCGCGCTGTCGCTCATCAATGCGCAATACCGTGCCCGCGGCACGTTCGTCGAGCTCAACCGCGAGCAGGCGCTCGAGCATCAGCTGTTGCAGGACTGGGATCGCCTCCAGTACGAGCAAAGCGCGCAGAGCAAGAGCGCACGCATCGAAAGCGTGGCCCGCAGCGACCTGAAGATGCAGGCCGTCTCGCCGGGCCGTACGCAATATCTGTCCGCACCCGCCGGTAGCGCCGGCGCGATGATCGACGTGCCCGTGCCCAGCGCGAGCGCCGCGTCCGCCCCGGCGAGCGGAGGCAAGCGATGA
- the rsmH gene encoding 16S rRNA (cytosine(1402)-N(4))-methyltransferase RsmH — protein sequence MAHAVDTVMQHRTVLLEEAVDALLWRDDGVYVDGTFGRGGHSRRLLERLGARGRLIAFDKDPQAIAEAAKIADPRFSIEHDSFATLREVLARRGIDKVSGVLLDLGVSSPQFDDPARGFSFRFDGPLDMRMDPTRGESAADWLARATLEDMTEVIKDYGEERFAFQIAKALVARRANADRLGPLVSTRELAEIVAGAVKTREKGKDPATRTFQALRIHVNQELADLQIALDVAADVLETGGRLVAISFHSLEDRIVKRFMQAHASAPAVDRRVPLRAHEIPEPPFKTSRKIKPSAAEVEANPRARSAIMRVMERVST from the coding sequence ATGGCGCACGCGGTGGATACGGTAATGCAGCACCGCACGGTCCTGCTGGAGGAGGCCGTGGATGCCTTGCTGTGGCGCGACGACGGCGTATACGTCGACGGCACGTTCGGCCGCGGCGGGCACAGTCGCAGGCTACTGGAGCGGCTGGGTGCCAGGGGGAGGCTGATCGCGTTCGACAAGGACCCCCAAGCGATCGCGGAGGCGGCAAAGATTGCCGATCCGCGATTTTCGATTGAGCACGACAGCTTCGCGACGTTGCGCGAAGTGCTGGCCCGGCGCGGTATCGACAAGGTGTCGGGCGTTTTGCTGGACCTGGGCGTTTCGTCGCCGCAGTTCGACGACCCCGCGCGCGGATTCAGTTTTCGTTTCGACGGCCCGCTCGACATGCGCATGGATCCCACGCGCGGCGAGTCGGCCGCCGACTGGCTGGCCCGAGCAACGTTGGAAGACATGACGGAGGTCATCAAGGACTATGGGGAAGAACGGTTTGCTTTTCAGATTGCAAAGGCGCTTGTTGCTCGCCGGGCAAACGCCGATCGCCTCGGCCCACTCGTCAGCACTCGGGAGCTTGCCGAGATCGTGGCTGGCGCCGTCAAGACCCGTGAGAAGGGCAAGGACCCGGCAACACGTACCTTTCAGGCTCTACGGATTCACGTCAATCAAGAGCTTGCGGACCTGCAGATAGCACTCGATGTGGCGGCCGATGTCCTCGAAACGGGAGGCAGACTCGTGGCGATCAGTTTTCATTCGCTGGAAGATCGTATCGTGAAGCGCTTCATGCAAGCGCACGCGAGCGCGCCGGCGGTGGATCGCCGCGTGCCTTTGCGCGCACACGAAATCCCCGAGCCGCCCTTCAAGACCAGCCGCAAGATCAAGCCTTCCGCCGCCGAGGTGGAAGCCAACCCGCGCGCGCGCTCGGCCATCATGCGGGTCATGGAGCGGGTGTCGACATGA
- the mraZ gene encoding division/cell wall cluster transcriptional repressor MraZ, with the protein MFQGASALSLDAKGRMSIPARHRDVLQGEAEGKVTITKHPDGCLLLFPRPEWEIFRGKIAALPMDAHWWRRIFLGNAADVEMDSAGRVLVAPELRAAAGMDKEVMLLGMGSHFELWDAATYAAKEQAAMAQGMPEALKNFTF; encoded by the coding sequence GTGTTTCAGGGAGCCTCGGCACTTTCACTGGATGCGAAGGGACGGATGTCGATTCCGGCCCGGCATCGTGACGTGCTGCAAGGCGAAGCTGAAGGCAAGGTGACGATCACGAAGCACCCGGACGGATGTCTGTTGCTGTTCCCGCGTCCCGAATGGGAGATCTTCCGCGGCAAGATCGCCGCACTGCCGATGGACGCGCACTGGTGGCGACGCATCTTCCTGGGCAATGCAGCCGACGTCGAGATGGATTCGGCGGGGCGCGTCCTGGTGGCGCCGGAGTTGCGTGCGGCCGCGGGCATGGACAAGGAAGTCATGCTGCTGGGCATGGGCAGTCACTTTGAACTCTGGGATGCCGCGACGTATGCCGCCAAGGAACAGGCGGCAATGGCGCAAGGCATGCCGGAAGCACTGAAGAACTTCACTTTTTGA
- the coq7 gene encoding 2-polyprenyl-3-methyl-6-methoxy-1,4-benzoquinone monooxygenase, translated as MFSDSLISELDRGLRAIAGVTRASRPTPVPVSYIDSDPGNAPVGDDALSPQERRHVAGLMRVNHVGEVCAQALYQAQKLATKRPELRAAFEHAGKEEEDHLAWTAQRLSELGSRPSLLNPLWYAGAFAIGFVAGKCGDKVSLGFMSETERQVEHHLEGHLDDLPSQDARSRAIVDQMRIDEIQHGQAARDAGGVDLPVPVQRAMRAAAKVMTTTAYYI; from the coding sequence ATGTTCTCCGACAGCCTGATCTCCGAACTTGACCGCGGCCTGCGAGCCATCGCGGGCGTGACCCGCGCCTCGCGCCCGACCCCCGTCCCCGTCTCCTATATAGACAGTGACCCAGGCAATGCGCCGGTGGGCGACGACGCGCTCTCGCCGCAGGAGCGTCGTCACGTCGCCGGGCTCATGCGTGTGAATCATGTGGGCGAGGTCTGTGCGCAGGCGCTGTATCAGGCGCAGAAGCTGGCAACGAAGCGTCCCGAACTGCGCGCTGCCTTCGAGCATGCAGGGAAGGAAGAAGAGGACCATCTAGCGTGGACCGCGCAGCGTCTGTCGGAACTGGGTTCGCGCCCGAGCCTGCTGAACCCGCTCTGGTACGCGGGGGCGTTCGCGATCGGTTTCGTCGCCGGCAAGTGCGGCGACAAGGTGAGTCTGGGCTTCATGTCGGAGACGGAGCGCCAGGTCGAGCATCATCTCGAAGGCCATCTCGACGATCTGCCTTCGCAGGACGCGCGCTCGCGCGCCATCGTCGATCAGATGCGCATTGATGAAATCCAGCACGGCCAGGCCGCGCGAGACGCCGGCGGTGTGGATCTGCCGGTGCCGGTGCAGCGTGCCATGCGTGCCGCTGCAAAGGTCATGACGACGACCGCCTACTATATATAG
- a CDS encoding porin, protein MKKSLLALGVLGAFAGAAHAQSSVTLYGIIDAGLTYVNKTGGSLTGTGNTSKNFYFNNGNLQGSRWGLKGAEDLGGGLKAIFVLENGFNLGNGTLGQNGRMFGRQAYVGLSSATAGTVTIGRQYDSVVDFVGPYASGSQWATYAGAHPFDNDNLNNSFRINNSIKYTTANYNGFSAGALYGFSNSANNGSTGSGFANNRAWSFGLGYANGPLSLGAGYLYLGSPGSNSSGVIATPLTGSADTTTAMTAGGASDKAWIASAGGSYAFGPATLGLVYSHSAYNYVGGGSWKFDNVELNGKYMLTPALQLGASYTYTWSTLNVASGNASPKYHQVNLGVDYFLSKRTDTYLVGLWQHANNDAPGGANLNGGIGFSNSTNQFAVTAGIRHKF, encoded by the coding sequence ATGAAAAAGTCGCTTCTCGCTCTGGGTGTGCTCGGCGCATTCGCTGGCGCTGCTCACGCACAAAGCAGCGTGACCCTGTACGGTATCATCGACGCTGGCCTGACGTACGTTAACAAGACGGGCGGCTCGCTGACCGGCACCGGCAACACCAGCAAGAACTTCTACTTCAACAACGGCAACCTGCAAGGTTCGCGTTGGGGCCTGAAGGGCGCTGAAGACCTCGGTGGCGGTCTGAAGGCAATCTTCGTGCTGGAAAACGGCTTCAACCTGGGTAACGGCACGCTGGGCCAAAACGGTCGCATGTTTGGTCGTCAAGCCTATGTGGGTCTGAGCAGCGCTACGGCCGGCACGGTGACGATCGGTCGTCAATACGACTCCGTGGTTGACTTCGTTGGCCCGTACGCTTCGGGTAGCCAATGGGCGACGTACGCAGGTGCTCACCCGTTCGATAACGACAACCTGAACAACTCGTTCCGGATCAACAACTCGATCAAGTACACGACCGCCAACTACAACGGCTTCAGCGCTGGCGCTCTGTATGGCTTCTCCAACTCGGCCAACAATGGTTCGACGGGTTCGGGCTTCGCAAACAACCGTGCATGGTCGTTTGGTTTGGGTTACGCCAACGGCCCGCTGTCGTTGGGCGCTGGCTACTTGTACCTCGGCTCGCCGGGCAGCAACTCCTCGGGCGTGATCGCAACGCCGCTCACCGGTTCGGCTGACACCACGACGGCTATGACGGCCGGTGGCGCTAGCGATAAGGCATGGATCGCCTCGGCAGGCGGTTCGTACGCGTTTGGTCCGGCAACGCTGGGTCTGGTGTACAGCCACAGCGCCTACAACTACGTTGGCGGCGGTAGCTGGAAGTTCGACAACGTCGAACTCAACGGCAAGTACATGCTGACGCCGGCCCTGCAACTGGGCGCATCGTACACGTACACTTGGTCGACCCTGAACGTGGCATCGGGCAACGCCTCGCCGAAGTACCACCAAGTCAACCTTGGCGTCGACTACTTCCTGTCGAAGCGCACGGATACGTACCTGGTGGGTCTGTGGCAACACGCCAACAACGATGCCCCGGGCGGCGCAAACCTGAACGGTGGTATCGGCTTCTCGAACAGCACGAATCAGTTCGCTGTTACGGCTGGTATCCGTCACAAGTTCTAA
- a CDS encoding MarR family winged helix-turn-helix transcriptional regulator — MSLTDSDSLDLETRAHDREHDALRLWLRLLTCTTMIETDIRSRLRQEFDCTLPRFDLLAQLDRHPEGLKMGELSKRMMVTGGNVTGITDQLEKEGWVTRETVVNDRRAFLIKLTPRGKKAFSNMAQAHEQWIEQRFGQLPEDRRQQLYGLLGDLKSVIG; from the coding sequence ATGAGCCTCACCGACTCGGATTCTCTCGATCTCGAAACGCGCGCCCACGATCGTGAGCACGACGCGCTGCGCCTGTGGCTGCGGCTGCTCACCTGCACCACCATGATCGAGACAGACATCCGCTCGCGGTTGCGCCAGGAGTTCGATTGCACGCTGCCGCGCTTCGATTTGCTCGCGCAGCTCGACCGCCATCCCGAAGGGTTGAAGATGGGTGAGTTGAGCAAGCGGATGATGGTCACCGGTGGGAACGTGACGGGCATCACCGATCAGTTGGAGAAGGAAGGCTGGGTGACGCGCGAGACAGTCGTCAACGATCGGCGCGCCTTTCTCATCAAGCTCACGCCGCGCGGCAAGAAGGCATTTTCCAATATGGCTCAGGCCCACGAGCAGTGGATCGAGCAGCGGTTCGGGCAGTTGCCGGAAGACAGACGGCAGCAGCTTTACGGTTTGCTGGGCGATCTCAAATCGGTGATCGGCTGA
- a CDS encoding aminopeptidase has translation MATGALLLGVAGCSQIGYYAQSINGHFTMLHEAQPVSDLLADPSLDPRLRMRLVEAEQIRSYAVSALGEPDNGSYRSYADLKRPFVVYNVFAAPPLSLKLHESCFLVVGCVEYRGYYSRESADAYAAELHRDGWETFVAGIPAYSTLGYFDDPLLNTFIYLPRAEVARMIFHELAHQILFVRGDTAFNESFAVTVETVGVRRWLSEHPDAAIEYGRYDAHRRQFRKLVDGYRKRLEALYASAVPDADKIAQKDALFAAMRADYDAIKASWGGYKGFDPWFASDLNNAKIGSFVAYNRWVPAFMALLAQEHDDLPKFYVAVKAMSKRPEAERNAALTALDRTPAALAARAQLDTPIQAGR, from the coding sequence ATGGCGACCGGTGCGCTGTTGCTTGGCGTTGCCGGCTGCAGCCAGATCGGATACTACGCGCAGTCCATCAACGGGCACTTCACGATGCTGCATGAGGCGCAGCCGGTGTCCGACCTGCTGGCCGACCCGTCGCTCGATCCGCGTCTGCGCATGCGTCTCGTCGAGGCCGAGCAGATCCGAAGCTATGCCGTATCGGCGCTTGGCGAACCGGACAATGGCAGCTACCGCAGCTATGCTGACCTGAAACGGCCCTTCGTCGTCTACAACGTGTTTGCCGCGCCTCCGCTATCCCTCAAGCTCCATGAGTCGTGCTTTCTGGTAGTCGGTTGCGTCGAATATCGTGGGTACTACTCGCGTGAATCGGCCGATGCATACGCCGCGGAGTTGCATCGCGACGGGTGGGAGACGTTTGTCGCAGGTATACCTGCCTATTCGACGCTCGGATATTTCGACGATCCGCTGCTCAATACCTTTATCTATCTCCCGCGCGCGGAAGTTGCCCGCATGATCTTCCACGAACTCGCGCATCAGATTCTGTTCGTCCGGGGAGACACTGCGTTCAACGAGTCGTTTGCCGTGACAGTGGAGACCGTGGGCGTGCGTCGTTGGTTAAGCGAGCATCCCGACGCCGCCATCGAGTATGGGCGTTACGATGCGCATCGGCGGCAATTCCGCAAGCTGGTCGACGGCTATCGGAAACGTCTGGAAGCGCTGTACGCCAGCGCCGTGCCGGATGCCGACAAGATCGCGCAGAAAGATGCCTTGTTCGCCGCGATGCGCGCGGACTACGACGCCATAAAGGCATCGTGGGGAGGATACAAGGGCTTCGATCCATGGTTCGCCAGTGACCTGAATAACGCGAAAATCGGCTCTTTCGTGGCCTATAACCGGTGGGTCCCTGCGTTCATGGCGCTGCTCGCGCAGGAGCACGACGATTTGCCAAAATTCTATGTCGCGGTCAAAGCCATGTCGAAACGACCGGAAGCCGAGCGCAACGCCGCACTCACCGCGTTGGATCGAACGCCAGCGGCGTTGGCGGCAAGAGCGCAGCTCGATACGCCGATACAGGCTGGACGATAA
- a CDS encoding molybdopterin-containing oxidoreductase family protein → MTTDAHVVRAACPHDCPDTCALHVTVENGVAIKVQGDPDHPTTKGVLCTKVARYTERTYHRDRLLHPLKRVGPKGSGQFVRVSWDEALDEIATRLGAIAAREPEAILPYSYAGTMGFVQGESMAARFFNRIGASDLDRTICASAGAAGMRYTYGAGVGMHVEHFVDSKLILIWGSNPITSSVHFWAIAQEAKRRGAKLIAIDPYRSLTAEKCHQHIALLPGTDAALALGMMHVLISEDLVDHEYIARHTVGYAQLKERVRRYTPSRVAEICGIGEETIIALAREYASAKPAAIRLNYGMQRVRGGGQATRAIACLPALIGAWRDPAGGLLMSTSGFAPVDAVAQARPDLRPRQDRPARVVNMSAIGDALCHPGDGTFGPKIEALVVYNSNPVAVAPESGKVAAGFGREDLFTVVLEHFQTDTADYADFVLPATTQLEHLDIHKAYGHTYLLANNPAIAPLGEAKPNSEIFRLLAKRMGWQEPCFSDTDDELAAQSIRWNDARMAGSSWEQLKRDGWIRYDLPEAPFANGQFYTPSGKCEFYSERMLEEGFDPLPDWVPPYESAASNPTLAERYPLAMISPPARNFLNSSFVNVDSLRASVGEPTLDIHPSDAAPRGIADGAGVRIFNDRGTLNAKARVTERAREGVVVGLSIWWKKLAPDGKNANEVTSQQLTDLGRAPTFYDCLVDVAPL, encoded by the coding sequence ATGACGACCGATGCCCACGTCGTCCGGGCCGCTTGCCCGCATGACTGTCCGGATACGTGCGCGCTGCACGTCACGGTGGAGAACGGCGTTGCGATCAAGGTTCAGGGGGATCCTGACCATCCGACGACCAAGGGCGTGTTGTGCACGAAAGTCGCGCGCTACACCGAACGAACTTATCACCGGGATCGTCTGCTGCATCCACTCAAGCGCGTCGGTCCGAAAGGGAGCGGCCAATTCGTGCGGGTGAGTTGGGACGAAGCCCTCGACGAGATCGCGACTCGGCTGGGCGCCATCGCGGCACGCGAGCCCGAGGCGATCCTGCCGTACAGCTACGCTGGCACGATGGGGTTTGTGCAAGGCGAGTCGATGGCGGCGCGATTCTTCAACAGGATCGGTGCGTCGGATCTCGATCGTACGATCTGTGCGAGCGCTGGCGCGGCCGGCATGCGTTACACGTACGGTGCAGGCGTGGGCATGCACGTCGAGCATTTCGTCGACAGCAAGCTGATTCTGATCTGGGGCAGCAATCCGATCACTTCGAGCGTGCATTTCTGGGCGATTGCGCAGGAGGCGAAGCGCCGCGGCGCGAAGCTCATCGCCATCGATCCCTATCGTTCGCTGACCGCGGAAAAGTGCCATCAACACATTGCGTTGCTCCCGGGCACCGATGCCGCACTCGCGCTTGGCATGATGCACGTTCTGATCTCCGAAGATCTGGTCGATCACGAGTACATTGCACGCCACACGGTGGGGTATGCGCAACTCAAGGAGCGCGTGCGACGCTATACCCCTTCGCGCGTCGCGGAGATCTGCGGGATCGGTGAGGAAACGATCATCGCGCTTGCCCGGGAATACGCCAGCGCCAAACCTGCTGCGATCCGGCTCAATTACGGCATGCAGCGTGTCCGGGGTGGTGGCCAGGCGACGCGTGCGATCGCTTGCCTGCCTGCGCTGATCGGTGCCTGGCGCGATCCGGCGGGCGGATTGCTGATGTCGACGTCGGGTTTTGCGCCGGTTGACGCCGTGGCGCAAGCGCGTCCGGATTTGCGCCCGAGGCAGGACCGGCCGGCGCGCGTGGTCAACATGAGTGCTATTGGGGATGCACTGTGCCATCCTGGTGACGGAACCTTCGGACCGAAGATCGAGGCGCTGGTTGTCTATAACAGCAACCCGGTCGCCGTCGCCCCCGAGTCGGGCAAAGTCGCCGCCGGCTTCGGGCGCGAGGATTTGTTCACGGTGGTGCTGGAGCACTTCCAGACCGATACCGCCGACTATGCCGATTTCGTGCTGCCGGCCACGACGCAACTCGAGCATCTCGACATCCACAAGGCGTACGGTCACACCTATCTGCTTGCCAACAACCCGGCTATCGCCCCGCTGGGCGAGGCGAAACCCAATTCGGAAATCTTCCGTCTGCTGGCGAAGCGGATGGGCTGGCAAGAGCCATGCTTCTCCGACACCGATGACGAGCTCGCGGCCCAGTCCATCCGCTGGAACGACGCCCGCATGGCCGGCAGTAGTTGGGAGCAATTGAAGCGCGACGGCTGGATTCGTTATGATCTTCCCGAGGCGCCGTTTGCGAACGGTCAGTTCTACACACCTTCGGGAAAGTGCGAGTTCTATTCCGAGCGGATGCTGGAGGAAGGCTTCGATCCGTTGCCGGACTGGGTGCCGCCCTACGAGTCTGCCGCCAGCAATCCAACGTTGGCCGAGCGTTACCCGTTGGCGATGATTTCGCCGCCGGCGCGCAACTTCCTCAATTCGAGCTTCGTGAACGTCGATAGTCTGCGTGCCTCCGTTGGCGAGCCGACGCTGGACATCCATCCGTCGGACGCCGCCCCGCGCGGTATTGCGGATGGCGCGGGCGTGCGGATCTTCAACGACCGGGGCACGTTGAATGCGAAGGCTCGGGTCACGGAGCGGGCGCGGGAGGGCGTGGTCGTCGGCCTGTCGATCTGGTGGAAGAAGCTTGCGCCGGACGGCAAGAACGCCAATGAGGTCACGAGTCAGCAACTCACCGACCTTGGGCGCGCCCCGACTTTCTATGACTGTCTCGTCGACGTGGCACCGTTATAG